From a region of the Fusarium verticillioides 7600 chromosome 9, whole genome shotgun sequence genome:
- a CDS encoding alkaline phosphatase has protein sequence MSSRSLVRPCSAQRAVCQALVQTPRPRSATTVFRATTSTVSPRSQASTSSRRLFHTLPSRRKDQQPPAQPPPTDFAELDVLGNTPAPSTSVDVCMYDGFGLNSGITVTGGNGVLLVDGEVFNWRPWEAKGSMNLVNNKGQFELPPKAFALFDLLWPRPDLLIIGVGPSIMPLAPETRRLISELGMRIEILDTRNAAAQFNLLATERGVSNVAAALIPIGWKDGVGAE, from the exons atgtcatcaagaagccTCGTCCGGCCTTGCAGCGCACAACGAGCAGTGTGCCAAGCTCTCGTCCAGACGCCGCGACCTAGATCCGCGACTACGGTTTTCAGAGCCACCACCTCGACAGTCTCACctcgttctcaagcttctacATCAAGTCGCCGACTTTTCCACACCCTTCCGAGCCGGAGAAAGGATCAACAGCCACCAGCGCAGCCTCCCCCGACCGACTTTGCAGAACTCGACGTGCTCGGCAATACTCCAGCGCCTTCGACTTCGGTCGAtgtgtgtatgtatgatGGATTTGGACTGAACAGCGGCATCACTGTGACGGGCGGCAACGGCgttttgttggttgatggCGAGGTGTTCAACTGGCGTCCGTGGGAGGCCAAAGGCTCAATGaatcttgtcaacaacaagggccAGTTTGAGCTACCACCAAAGGCCTTTGCGCTATTTGATCTATTATGGCCCCGACCTG atcttctcatcatcgggGTCGGCCCATCTATTATGCCATTGGCACCCGAAACGAGACGACTTATATCGGAACTCGGTATGCGAATCGAAATTCTAGACACGAGAAATGCAGCTGCGCAGTTCAACTTGTTGGCCACAGAACGAGGCGTTTCGAACGTAGCAGCTGCTCTAATACCCATTGGATGGAAGGACGGCGTTGGGGCGGAATGA